The sequence ATCTAGTTTAAGCTTGATGGATTATCCTTCCAATTCTTGCTCAACTCTTCCTATACGTGCGATacacattttcaaaatccaagGGTTGTGAAAGTCAACAACAATTGGATTGAGAATTGGACAAGAGTTGGGAGAAATTGGAGAGGAGCCTTGCTTATCTTggtttattaaagaaaaatttgtCTTTCATATTTCATGATATCAATATCGAGAAAGCATAAGATGGCCAAAACTTGACTTAGATATTCCCCTGTTCTCCAGAATTGATTTCCTTCAACTTTATTAATCGATGTAACTTTTGATGTTTGAATACATGTACATAAAATAATACTCACaaacgctagaaacgttttttatgaACACTACCAAACGGCCTCTTATTATCACATTACACAAATTTAGTACTTATTCTTGGCTTTACTCGGCAGTTTCCCTCCTGTGAGCTTGCAGCCTCTCCTTCAGCTTCTTACTCTGCTCAAAGttctcctttctctttaagGCTTTCTGTGAAAGAAATGAACATCCAACCTTTAAACCCTAAGAAGGAGCTACAAGAAGCAGCAGCGAAACAAATACTCCCCTGTTCTGCAGTCAGTCTTCCTTTCCATTTTGAGCTATATCCCAAATTCTTACTATTTTGACCCCTTGTTTACCAAAACTCATTTAATAGATGTCAAATAAACAGTGAAGGGCAAAAATGGAGCGGCAGACTGTTTAATGCAATAACTGTCCCTTATATGAAAGACTTATATAAACAATAGGACTCACTTCTTCCCTGAAACAACGGTCGAGCTTAATTTTCAGGTCTGTACACTCTCCAAAGAATTTTCCATCAGGATGGTCAACATGACACTTTTGGAACAGTTCAATAATCTACAAAAAGGAAACACAGAGAAACAACCAATGGTAAATGAATCCCTTCACTTTTAATCATTTGATTTGTGAGAACAATGTCTCAACAATCAGATAGGATCATTAAAACAATTAACAGATTGTTCTGCGTTTAGAAATATAGGAAAAATCATTCAGAAAATTTGAATCCCGAGTCACAAGAAAATCATTAGTAAATACGAACATATTgtaaaacaacaaaatgaatATAGTCTATTGTCATGAGAGAAACCAAGAAGCTAAACTTACATCAGCACACATTGGGTGCCTGTGTAATGTCAAAGGAGGCATTTTCAGGGAGCAACTGGGACCCTAGTACACTGCAAGACCAAAATAAGCAGCCATGTTTAAGCATTTGCATTTAAACTCAAGAAGTATTCAAGCATGCTAATTAACATAAAGGGGATGGAGGAAGAGACTAAAAGGAGATTAACAGTTAAAATAATCAGCTGAAATAGGCAACCATTGGGGTGGATTGCATAGAGGAAGCGAGGATTTGAGCCTTTTGTTTGTCTACAGCATCCAAGGATACCTCTTAACCCTGAGAAGCCATCGCATGAGTACAGAATGTAACAGCATATTGCTGTCACTCAATGCCTAGTGACTTAACCTACTTGTCCACATAAGGGAGCAATGGTTTGACCTCTAAATCCTAGCAGAATACCATATACCAACTGAACCTGAATATACATGGATATTCAAGAGCTGGATTCCTCATTGAATATTGCTCAAAGTCTAGTCTTGCCAGGATTCAGAATGTAGGGCTTGGTGCAGaaattgatattaaaaaataagtcATCCGTCTAAGAGTAAAGCTGTATTAATGTGCAATTTTAATAGTTTATCTCACCTGTTAGGGAGGAACCATAACACTCTTAAGCTCACAGATGCTCCTAAGACCCAACGTTGGAAAAATTCCCTCTTCCCGAAAGAGGTAAGATTATTTTGGTTCAGAAGATTGACAAATTCATCCAACATGTTTTCAAACTGCATGGTCTCTAAACCTAAAATTATAAGCTTATTTGATCCAAGAATAGTTAAGAAGAAAACCAAGCAACTGACAAGCGACAGCAAGATAGCCCAGGCCATGGACCTTGGCATTTTGCAAACATATAAATTTTGAGTCAAGGTGTATCTTGTTGATCATTAAATAGACAACCTGGGGTTTGTGATTGGATTGTCAATGTGTCTCAGGATTCAGAAGTTATTTAAATTAGCTCCCTCTATTTCTAATACTGAATCATTCActcagcaaataaaataaataaataagttacAGGAACCCTTTATAAAAGTATAAAGTGTATAAAATATCATTAAGTGTTAATTCTTGACCTGTTATGTCAACCAAGCTCACTGTCTCCAGATTCAGGTTTGCATATTACCATTCCACAATTAGACCCTCCCTGTTCAGGAGACACTGAGACTAAGCTGAAGCTTACTTGACCCAACCTGTATAATTACAGAATGATCAATCCAATCTGCTGGATTTTCCTGGGTTCAGACTTGCACAACTCAAGGAGATTTAAACACAGTACCTGCATTTGGGTTAAAAGAATTTCTCATTGAGTTGGGAGCCTGCGCAGTGATGCGGGTTCAAGTCCTGGGAACCAGCCTCTCTgtaaagggggtaaggctgtctacctatataccctcccagaaccctgcttaagtgctggaagcctttgtgcactaGGTAacggcccttttttttttgggagccCAGTTGCCCTACTCTGTATATCTAGAAAGAAAGCAAGAATCTATTTCACAAACAGTAAGCATAAGAAGTCCCAACCCACTAACCCATTCATTTTGTTTGACCTTAGAGGGGCTCTGAATTCCTGGATGCTTCCCtccccttcttttttgtttcttttatacTTTGACCAGTTAATTCAAACAATCTAGGTTGGACCCCCTCCTGGCGGGCAATTCTAAacagacaaaataaaaaatacccaGCTACTTTAGTGACTCTTTAAGTTTCTCTGATGCCGTAAAATCATAGGGATGACAAGCCATTGAAATGGTCATCTAATGATGTGAAGTCTTCTAACTTTGAAGACATGGCATAGTTAGTTTTCCTTTGAATATTTCCTCCAATCAGTGAAGATCTGACCTGAGATTAGAGATAAAGCAACtgagaaaattaaattattcaCTATAATCAACGAtggttgtcttcaaccacaCAAAGAACCCCATTCTCTAATAACTGAAACCATAAACCATTCCATTAACTGATAAATATGAATAATACATTTATAGGATTGGAGAAAACTGTTCTATATCTATCTCTTAAATAAAATTTGGACTCCAATCAGGAAACTAAAACTAGATCCAGCCTACTACTGCACTTAATAGCAAACATCCTACATGTGAatgaaagagggggaaaaaaaggaatttcTGAACACTAACTTagatcagagaaaggaaaataagagaaatctAACCAAGACGTAGCCCATTCCTGCCTGTGCAAACTCCGAATTATCTGTTCAACAAATTTTTCGTAGGCATTAGGGGAACACAATAGGCAATAGTATGCTGGATACAATATAGTAGCACAAGAACACCGGAAGCCAGGAGCAAAATTGGATGGAAAAATGGCATTTGTCTACCCAAGATAACGAAGTATTCCACAGGCACTCTCTGCTGGGAGTTCTCTCAACTTGAAACATGGTCCAGGCAAAAGGTTTTACAATATACAAGCCACACAATTCGTATTATCATCAATAAAGATAGGaagaggcaaaaaaaaaaaaaaaattgctatttAAATGACTTTCAGTTCCGTAGGGGCAAGATAATTTTGTGATTTATGTTTCTGAGATGTTTTTTAATGTAATGACAAGAGTAttgaaaagacaaagaaagttggaaaaaaaaaaaaaagcaaaaatttaaaaaaaatgaaatagtgACAGAAATGGATTAGGGCCTCCAACCTAATTAGATGGAATAAAAATCTTTAGTGTGATTTAGGTCTGGCCTTTAGAGAAATACAACTTTCTCATCCTCCATCTCTTTGGGCAGTCATTGAATATATAGTAGAAGATAGTCTCTTCACTCTATATCAGGCAGGGTTATGGAagcaaagaaatagaataatttcCGATGACAAGTGAAAACACTTTTGCCTGATTCACATGGGCATAAGCATATTCAATATAAATTGGGTTCGAATTTAAAATGGTTAAACGTGGTGGACTCGTTGGATTTCCAGACCTCTATTTGGGATGATGGTGCTTATGtgcaacttctttttctttctttcttttctattcttttggaACCTCCTCTTTGGACAGTTTTGAAATACTATAATCTAACACCTTTTGTTTAGAATACAGAATGTAGAAAAGTTCCCACCAATATAAAAGATATTAACACGGTCCAAACGTGAAATAACATTCCAACAATATGAACTAGTATAAAGTTTGAACAAAgcagaaaatatcaaaacataGAACCATATATTTGAAGAAAGAAGATATAATAGCCAACAGTGATACAATACTTATATAATTAAAAGAACCAGAAAGGGAAAACAACTATATAacaaaatttatttcaaattaaaGAGATTAACAACAAATACCTTAATATCATCACCACGGAGACGTTTCATTTTCAAGTTTTGAGTAGAAATCTGCATAAGCAAGATTATATTGATATCAGTTATCTCAAACACAATAAGTTCAACAAGCTTTCATCCTCGTCAAATCCAAGTTGACTGTTACACATTTACCCAGGGCTTCAAATAGTATCATATACTAACCTTCTTCCGCTCTTGACggatatttttccttttgctttgcTTCATGTCCATCAAGAACTCATCAAAACTGCGCCAAATGACATTGAATAATTTAAAATTCTCAGAAAAAATTATGCAGTTGCATGTGCATGGCTGGACCAGCATGACCCAATCTGGAAACCCAGACCAAGAAAAACCGAGTATAAATCAGAAATCCggtccaaaataaataattagggattttttatttacttaggGTTATCTTTGTACTTTGAAATTTATATGGGAGTTTAGGGAGTGTTGGTAGAGTAGGAAGTTTAGTCCAATTTGCTTTCTAAATCTGTTTTAGATACGCATGGAGTGGTTCTGTTCGGTTTTGTTAGCCTATATTTACACATTTCCGTATTACTGTATCCATTgattattaaaagaaatgaagaaatacaTAGTTGTTGAGTTTGCGTTTGTGTGCTGCAGCACAATCTTTTTGGCTggctgcttctctttctcctttctacCCTTCCTATGCTCAACCCTGTCAAGTCCTATCCTGGGTAAGTTCTtcctattcttttttctttttctttttttttcactttatcATTGTTCATATTCTTCCtcacttttcttcccttcttttattttctttattttttcctgtCCATTACAACTGATTACTCCAAAAGATCAAGCTGTTAAGTAAAGAGCACAACCATGAATATCAACATAAAACAACACCCCCCACACTTGCTAGCCCACACACATACATAAGGCTTTGCACATGACAACATCACGCGGTACCAAGGGGGCACAATAACACATAACACAAATTCCTCGCACTTAACCAGGGATCCAACACCCAACTCTTGGCTTCGATAATATGCTACAACCAATTATCCTAAAAGCTCAAGCTGTTAAGTAAGGGCCACAACAATGTATAGAATATACAACAGCACCATCGTTGATGGTACCATTGGGTTGAGAACAAAACTTAATTCAGTTAAACCTTCACAGTTTGGATTGACATTTGGAGGCTTGATTCCCTACCTGGTACCTACTCTGTAGTCCCTTTGTAAATTGCCAACTTTGGCCAGTTGGTATCGTTGTTATATATTAGtcttgtttatttttctctcctaataaaatttagttttctacttttaaaaaaatgcatattttaagAGCATTCGAAGGCCTCGGTGGAAGTGATCGGATCAGCTAGTATCATGCCAATTGATGTAGATTGCCAATACCATGTCAACAGCCATATTGATATTTAAAAGTTTGCAGTTAACAAGAGAGCCAGACCTTATTATCACTCACCTTCTATAATTACGATTTTTCCAATGGTACTGCATTCCTATCCTCTGTAGAAATCCATGTTCTTTCATTTCATGCCACTCATTTTCAGATGGAAAGGTAATGTGAAGTGATGAGACCCCAAACTatcaaaagacaaaagaaaaattgttaTGGAACAAGAcattgaaaattaaagaaagCATCCAACTTGTGGACTCTGCTGAAGAACAGTGTAATCCAGAGGAATTCTTTACTTGATTCTGTAAATCAAACTTTTCgaacaaacaccaacaaatacagAAAAAAATGAACAGATAAAGCAAAAATGACAGATTTAACAtggttcacacaccaatgtgaTATTCTACATCCACGGGCGAAGCTGAAGGTGATTCACTATGTTGGAAGAAAAGTTTACAATGGAGATCTCCCAAGGACACCCAAAAAATTTCAGTTAGGACTCTCACCCAGAAACCCTATGATGCAATACCAAGGGTTTACataaggagaaccaagaccaaggtcgacccaagtggctgactgggtcgacccagatctggtccaagtcagcccacgatttgggctgctgatggggttactaattagtcatttagttagtaatttagtttctattttgaagtcttaaattagtttctaattttcagtcttaaattagtttctaattttcagtcttaaattagtttctaattttcagtcataagactttctattttgtaagtttctattttcagatttagtaactagttgagtttctaatttttagtttcctatttcagtttttggaaactaaagttagtttctatttcatgtaacccctatcactattataaataaagctatggctcttttaatgagccacgatttttacaaactacatggttgctgctgctgttttctctgcaagagaatttccttgtgtctgatcaaggtattgggtttggtgtttgatccaagcgactctttgcggcgagaagtccaggAGGTTTTCTTCAAGTTTCTTATCCTCTTTCAAGTTTATATTCAAGGACTACTGCTGTCTAACACTGCTATACGGACCAGGTATTTAAAAGTCTAATTCTGCCCAGAATCTCCTTAGTTTTCACAATCGGTTCCCTGTGACCTGAAGTACTTCCAGCCCTTGGTTTGAGCTGTAATTTTGACTGAATTATCCACCCATAAAGGGCCTCCTTCGATCCAAATATCAGGTCATTCTGACCTGTGGTTCATGAGATACAAGAAATCTCCACTTTCTTGTCCTGTAGTGctatcggttctgatttcagacCTGAAACAGAGTTCAATTAGTTGGAGTTGCTTGTTGTTGATTATCTGAAGACTGATTATGTTTGCTGAATGATATTTGGACTTAGTTCTGTTTCCTAGCTATCCTATCTATATAGCTATATTCTGATTTCAGAATCCCTGATTTCTGGACTCGACAGACTCGATTCCTAGTTCTGGTTTTAATCAGATTTGACCTGTGCCACTGTTATGCCTTCAccattggttgttctttggtttaaaagttcttgcagattgagacttggttagacccttaccctagtctacattaccCTAACTCGAAAATCCCCAAATCACTCTTGTTTCTCTCTATCTTGCACAACAAAATAATACAAACATATATACGCATCCAAGACGGGTCGATCTATCGGGTCACACCAGCAATCTCTGTGCTTCTTTTACTTTGTGACCCCAGTTGACTAGAAACCCATCAATAACATAAGTGCATGCATTCCTGTATCAAGAAATTTTGTGAACTGACACTGCCATAAACTATGCTTGAACTAAATGCTTCTTTGTTGGTTCTCCTAAAAGGTACTGACTAGTAATTTTTTTGTACAGCATGTATTTTTAAGGCTAGACCTTTAACCACTCATGTTTTCCCAGCCAATTCCTAAAAACTAGATTCACTATtcccaggaaaaaaaagaaaaatgaaaaagggagGTCAAAGCTTTTTTCATTATACAGCCATTCTTGTTGCAAGGAGTCTTGCACCTTTTTTGGCAGTTAAATGCTCTATTTATTAAAAGAATACTGTTGTTGCAACCATTTCAACAAATAAATGATATCTAGAACAGCTAAAAGCTCAGTAAGCATCTCCAACTCCCAAAGATTGAGGTTTCTTCTCAATTTTGGCTTCCAACCCCTCCCCCCAGTGATTAATATCTAaccacaaaaaaacaaaacagaaatgttCATATTCACTATTcatgaaaaaaatgaataatatcATACATAAAAGTCTCCACTTATATTTTCCCAATTTTCCTACTGTCAATTTAGGACAGAAAGATTTCTACCCGTTAGAAAATCACCCAGTCAAATTTCATtgaggaaatttttttgaagatcGGCATATGGTCTAACAGACATCCAGTAGCCATTTGTGCTTATAAAATACCCCTTCAAAATTCTATTCCACTGTTCGACAGCTCAACAGCACCTACTTTTGCACATGTAAATCCATACCAAACATAAATGAAAGGGTAGAGAACTTTTTCTGTGAAAAACAATTGAAGATCATGTCATATAGCCAGAAATTTTGTAACAAGGTAATAATTTGATGCATCAAATGAAGTGACAAATTGGTTCAGAGAGTACCTTAGCAGTCAGGTCTTTCAGTGCGGAAACTAACTTTTCAAAGACCTGATCCTTGAACCAGATGTTACGGATTAGTATCCTCTGACCAGTCACTGGAGTAAAAGGAACACAACATTGTAACTTCGGATAATAACTAGATCCAAAACTGTAGTAAGCATCTGCCCAAGAATAGTCAAAGACAAATTCCCCATAAGAGTGGCTGCAAGATTGAAATTAGAATTTATTGAGCAACAAGCAGAAGAGAAGCAATGAAgtgcaaaaacaaaaacatgaattataaaggaaaaaaaaattcttacacaGCCATGCAAAATGAGGAATCTTTGAACAGTGCACCTCATTCAGCCATGTGGAAGAATGATGCAGTAAATCCCACCATCGGACATCTAGGGGATGGTCTAGTTTGGTCATGAGTCAAATTTCAGCCTCAAATTTAATCATCCTACCATGTATGTTcatgcacccccccccccaagttCTCATGTGCAACCTTGTGGTAATCCTGTATTTTTCAATGCTTTGTTTTGCCATTATGCCAGCTGAAActaggctgaaacttgacatgtgatcAAGGGACCTAAAGGTCTactgtccacaaaatttcagcccaataTGAGCTGCCACGTTGCATTGCAAAGTTTCGACGTTTTACATGACTACAGGAAACCCTTTCTactgataaaataaaaatagaagtaaGTGAGATATATCAACAGTATGCCAAGTGATGAACCTTTTAAGATAAAGCGGAACAACACCTATGATGTTCTCAAATTCATCCTGAGCAATGATATGTCGTGGAACCCATCCCGTTTCCTGAAATGTTTTGAGATAAGATGTCAACAGAGCAGTGAAAGGATTAGCTTGATGTATGCTAATCACATGTTGAGAAAACCTAAATAATTGTCGATAGAACCGTTTCCTATGAAAAGGAAGAATGGGAGGATGCAAGAGAAAAGCTACATAGCAAAATTGACAATGTAGGGTATATGACATGCCAATTGAAAAGGCCAACTTTACCGACCGAGCAATTTCATGGTCCCAACTCCCAAACCATGATTCACTCTCGTCATTCACCACCCTCCATTCACACAGATTGGCACATTCAAGTTTAATATAACTCTTAACTCATACTTTGCCCCATCACCAATTAATCTACAACATAAACTGGTCATTAACCTAAACCAATAGCAAGAAATGCTTTTCAAAACCACATTGAATTCTTTCATCGAATCCAAAGAAGATTTCTTTCCTAAGCATTTCTTTCCTTTGGTTATCCCCAATTCCCTCTAGTTACTTCTATCTATAGTTTTATGTTCATCTGTTTGACGATGTTCCCTTAACTTGCTAGTTTCCTGCATAATATTCCAAGTGCCTAATGACTTCATCGTCCCGAAACTTGAACATCGTGCTCTCCTCAGTTCTAAAACaaagaatggaaaataaaaCCAACAATTAAAAGGTCAGATGAAGACCCAATATGTTACTGAAAATAGTTTACTCAATGAATCTAGGGCAATACTACTAGGAAGGGATTGCAGGAAAGGCTTAAGAATTTTCCTTTAGCAGGTTTAACTAATAACCCTTATAGGTCCCCAAACTAGGGTTTACTAGAGGGTGGGGAATAAGACAGGAATATAAAAGAGAaataggaaatcaggctctgaAGATTTTAGGGAAATGTAGATTACTAGTAAGAACAACACCAcagccttattccaactaaatggggtcagttaCATGGATCATTCCCCTTTAAAGCCATACTTATTACTAGCTCTAAGCTATGCATTTCTTTTCTCTCCACTTCTAttagagtcattttaggcctacccctggctcttttagctccttcaatctgaatcaaatcacttctCTGTACcggagcattcaaaggcctccgttGCACATGTCCGTACCACCTCAGATGACTTTCTCGCAGCTTAGCATATATCAAGGCTACCCCTAAATTAGCTCAACTTTGTTCACTccttattttattctttctagttttaccactcatccatctcaacatcctcatctcagctaaaAAGTTTATCAATATGTTGTTCTTCACAGCCTAACATTCAGCTACATACATAATTGTTGGTTGTATAATTAtccaataaaattttcctttgagttctaaaggaatacatcgatcacacaacacttcaGACGCATCCCCCCACCCCACTTCATCCATCATGTTTTAatacattgtgcaacatcaccCTTTATTTctcctcctttatttatgattgagccaagatacctaaaattttcactttgtgGTAAATCCCTagcatcaattttcaccacatcAAGAAAGaccaataaaatcaaataagaagaagaatagtacAAAGTAAGAGAAGGAGAGTAGGAATGTCTTCTAGGGTATCACATGGGGGCCTTCCTTCACCccaaaatttcattaatcatCACATATTCCACTTTCATCAGTTAAAGCCAACTTGGCCTCTTAAGACTCAGACAGCGACCCAAGTTATATTAGGATCAAATTCTCAAGTAAATAAGACTTTTATTACTAAGACAAAGAAAATTCCTAGAAATAGTAAAATAGGACTTCCTTTACTTAGCAGTCTTTAAATTTACTACAGATAATAAAAtagaatttacaaaaataaaaaaatccagaagTATTTAAATATAGAACTGGATTTTTTAAACTggtaaattaaaaatgaaacccaaattaCCCAAGAAAAGGGGGCCAAAATTACAACAGAAACCCCATGGACATAAATCGAATTTCCCCCATGTTTTTGATATGTGAAAACAGCCCAAAGATAAGCTCATCACCACTAAATCCTTAGCAGGCTTGGTTCCACACTTGTGAGCCGTAAAAGATAATAGAGAAAATGTACAATAAGAAGCATTCAGCTCAGTGCATTGCAATCATTAACCATTACAGTATTTGGATGATAATAGCTAACCTTTACAGCACAACCTGACTCCTCTAAGCTTGAAAGGAAACCATGAGTAATAAACGGATTAAGGTTCTGTGGTCCTGTAGCATCCAGCGCACATGCATCCCAACCATCAGAAGAAACCTCtgaaattgaagaaaccacTGAAAGTGATATTTTCTGGGGTTTCTTCTCACATCCTGTCTCTCCCTATACAAGAGTAACAGAAGTATAAAACATGGCGAGGAAAGTAATGATAGATCCAACACAGTAGAAAGGgcaaaaatgttaaaaaaaataaataacaccTCTGGGCCTGGCCCTGTCAGATGAAACTCCCCCAGTGAAAGTTCCATCTCATGTGGCTCCACAGTTTTTTTAGGCCCCCAAAATATTGCATTGATCTTAGATAGATGCACAGGATGTCGGAAACTTTCTCCAAAATGTGATTTTCCCTACTATTCAAATATTCAAGGTCAAaactttcatttcatttcacatTTATAACCAAATGGCTAGCAACTTGCAATAAAAAGAGTTTactgaaattgaaaaagaaatgttacaaaacaaatgaaaaagCATAAATACTTTTGCTTTTGGTACAGACCAAGGGTAACCACAATTGCACATCCATCAAATAATTGgacaaataataaattgatctcAATAAAtcagggagggggagggggagggggagggggaagccAAATGTTGcagcttcttttttctctttcttcctaaGTGAAACCCTCCAATCAAGAACAGTTTCTCTCTGAACTGCACACACATAGATGAACACACATATGCTGATATGCACCATGTTAAAGTTCTCTACATACCGGAGGGGTAGTTTGTCTTTATCACTGTGGTATAGCTGGCAGCTAGGAGTTCTTGTTAGTGATCACGATATGGGGAGTAACTATCGTGATATCATTTTGTTATTTCCTGTTATTTTACTTTCCTTTCTTAGTTGTAATTGGAGTTGTATTCTAAGTAAGAATCCTAATTAGATTACAACTCAAATTTCTGGTTAATAAATAAGGTACTGCCCCCACGAAGATAGACAATGTATTCAGAGTCTAACGTGGTTGCAGATTACTAGGTTATTTATTATAACATACCAAGCGAATCAAATGATAATAACCTATCTTCACTGTTAACCTCAAGAAATTGCACGAAAATGAGCTCATATGGAGTGACCCGGACACTTAATCTCTGTAGATCAACTGCATATCAGACATGACAAAGGAAACAATTACTTGTCCGGATGACCTGTGTCACCAAAATTTGACAACACAaaaattttttatcaaatatAAATTGGTTTCCAACAAGCTCCACCTAGGAAGGACTTCTTAGGTGGCCCTGACCCTGGTAGCTGCCATGTGGTAGATTTAGGTGGGGCCCAAACTTTGTGAGTAGATAGAGCCCAAAGTCTCCTACTCACATCAcaagtttcaaccaaaatgGAATTGGTCACATGGTGAAATAAGGCTGCAatctttttgaaaaatgatcaaaatattaaatttttaaaaatgattGAAA is a genomic window of Macadamia integrifolia cultivar HAES 741 chromosome 13, SCU_Mint_v3, whole genome shotgun sequence containing:
- the LOC122059332 gene encoding COX assembly mitochondrial protein 2 homolog, with translation MPPLTLHRHPMCADIIELFQKCHVDHPDGKFFGECTDLKIKLDRCFREEKALKRKENFEQSKKLKERLQAHRRETAE
- the LOC122059333 gene encoding LOW QUALITY PROTEIN: uncharacterized protein LOC122059333 (The sequence of the model RefSeq protein was modified relative to this genomic sequence to represent the inferred CDS: deleted 1 base in 1 codon; substituted 2 bases at 2 genomic stop codons) encodes the protein MSVLCGRYSPTELPKLLRSPFLGQTLSLLGKSHFGESFRHPVHLSKINAIFWGPKKTVEPHEMELSLGEFHLTGPGPEGETGCEKKPQKISLSVVSSISEVSSDGWDACALDATGPQNLNPFITHGFLSSLEESGCAVKETGWVPRHIIAQDEFENIIGVVPLYLKSHSYGEFVFDYSWADAYYSFGSSYYPKLQCCVPFTPVTGQRILIRNIWFKDQVFEKLVSALKDLTAKFGVSSLHITFPSENEWHEMKEHGFLQRIGMQYHWKNRNYRSFDEFLMDMKQSKRKNIRQERKKISTQNLKMKRLRGDDIKAKHWDSFYXFYRNTTDNKCGRAFLTRDFFHNMGAKLGDKVLLIIVEEEDELVAGALNLIGGDTLFGSLWGCLPQAYYPSLHFEACYYQAIEAAIEMNLEKVEAGAXEEHKIQRGYLPVTTYSCHYILDKGFRKAIQDFLVHEKDENDYRCRNSRLLDGMGL